From Solwaraspora sp. WMMD1047, the proteins below share one genomic window:
- the paaE gene encoding 1,2-phenylacetyl-CoA epoxidase subunit PaaE, whose amino-acid sequence MTVTISRPVRRRPVFHPLRVHAVDRLTDDAVAITFAVPAELREVFAFRAGQHLTVRRIADPGGEVRRSYSICSTPAELAARGRLRIGVREVPGGAFSGFALRELRPGDMVDVLPPLGHFTSDFDPARGRHYGAVVAGSGITPVLGLVATALAVEPASSATIVYGNRTAASVMFADELADLKDRYPARLHLVHVLSREPGESPLLSGRIDADRLSRLLTSIVPADRIDEWFLCGPYGLVTDARAVLADRGVPDRAVHTELFHVDGAPPPSPRPDAAAGAGTEVTITLDGRASTFRMGRSERVLDAALRVRGELPYACKGGVCSTCRAKVLDGEVTMARNYALEPDEVAAGYVLTCQSSPLTDRLVVDYDA is encoded by the coding sequence GTGACGGTGACCATCTCCCGGCCGGTCCGGCGCCGGCCGGTCTTCCATCCGCTGCGGGTCCACGCGGTCGACCGGCTCACCGACGACGCCGTGGCGATCACCTTCGCGGTTCCCGCGGAGCTGCGCGAGGTCTTCGCCTTCCGGGCCGGTCAGCACCTGACCGTACGCCGGATCGCCGACCCCGGCGGCGAGGTACGCCGGTCGTACTCGATCTGCTCCACCCCCGCGGAGCTGGCCGCCCGGGGCCGGCTCCGGATCGGGGTACGGGAGGTGCCCGGCGGCGCCTTCTCCGGCTTCGCCCTGCGGGAGCTGCGCCCCGGCGACATGGTCGACGTGCTGCCGCCGCTCGGCCACTTCACCAGCGACTTCGACCCGGCCCGCGGCCGGCACTACGGCGCGGTCGTCGCCGGGTCGGGGATAACCCCGGTGCTCGGCCTGGTCGCGACCGCACTGGCCGTCGAACCGGCCAGCTCCGCGACAATCGTGTACGGCAACCGCACGGCCGCCAGCGTGATGTTCGCCGACGAGCTGGCCGACCTGAAGGACCGCTACCCGGCCCGGCTGCACCTGGTGCACGTGCTGTCCCGCGAGCCCGGCGAGTCGCCGCTGCTCTCCGGCCGGATCGACGCCGACCGGCTGAGCCGGCTGCTGACCTCGATCGTGCCGGCGGACCGGATCGACGAGTGGTTCCTCTGCGGACCGTACGGGCTGGTCACCGACGCCCGTGCCGTGCTCGCCGACCGGGGCGTGCCGGACCGGGCGGTGCACACCGAGCTGTTCCACGTCGATGGGGCGCCCCCGCCGTCACCCCGGCCGGACGCAGCCGCCGGCGCCGGGACCGAGGTGACGATCACCCTCGACGGTCGGGCGTCGACGTTCCGGATGGGACGGTCGGAGCGGGTGCTCGACGCCGCGTTGCGGGTGCGCGGCGAGCTGCCGTACGCCTGCAAGGGCGGGGTCTGCTCGACCTGCCGGGCGAAGGTGCTCGACGGCGAGGTGACGATGGCCCGCAACTACGCCCTGGAGCCCGACGAGGTGGCCGCCGGCTACGTCCTCACCTGCCAGTCCAGCCCACTGACCGACCGCTTGGTCGTCGACTACGACGCCTGA
- the paaD gene encoding 1,2-phenylacetyl-CoA epoxidase subunit PaaD has translation MDARRVVAAVVDPEIRVITIDELGILRDVTEDQATGRVTVTITPTYTGCPAMDVIRADIVAALAAAGRPDAEVVTVHAPAWSTDWISETGRAKLAAAGIAPPGPAGAVSVALTVRCPHCGSAGTEQISRFGSTACKALWRCRDCREPFDHLKAL, from the coding sequence GTGGATGCCCGCCGGGTGGTGGCCGCCGTCGTCGACCCGGAGATCCGGGTGATCACCATCGACGAGCTCGGCATCCTGCGCGACGTGACCGAGGACCAGGCGACCGGGCGGGTCACCGTCACCATCACCCCCACCTACACCGGCTGCCCGGCGATGGACGTCATCCGGGCCGACATCGTCGCCGCGCTGGCCGCCGCCGGCCGGCCGGACGCCGAGGTGGTGACCGTCCACGCCCCTGCCTGGAGCACCGACTGGATCTCCGAGACCGGCCGCGCCAAGCTCGCCGCCGCCGGCATCGCCCCACCCGGCCCGGCCGGCGCGGTGTCGGTGGCGTTGACCGTGCGCTGCCCGCACTGCGGGTCCGCCGGCACCGAGCAGATCAGCCGGTTCGGCTCCACCGCCTGCAAGGCACTGTGGCGGTGCCGGGACTGCCGGGAACCCTTCGACCACCTGAAGGCGCTGTGA
- a CDS encoding SAM-dependent methyltransferase, translating into MIRQDVPTSARMYDYCLGGKDNFAVDRAAMQVVTSHFPDGLDAARNNRLFLYRVVRYLARDAGIRQFLDMGSGLPTQANVHQVARQFQPDARVVYVDNDPIVLAHGRALLADERSTTVIAADMTETEPILTGPDARRLIDFSEPVATLFLSIGHSIVDDGILRTMLRTVWDAVVPGSYLVFSQMCGVDRAAVDEGNEMARNLGLVWRNRTPEEVAELLRGMDLVEPGLVEVVDWHPDPDQPPLAMVDEPLRPFLGASRKNRRVMEYGAMLRKP; encoded by the coding sequence GTGATCCGACAGGACGTTCCCACCTCGGCCAGGATGTACGACTACTGTCTCGGCGGCAAGGACAACTTCGCCGTCGACCGAGCGGCGATGCAGGTCGTCACCAGCCACTTCCCCGACGGACTGGACGCGGCCCGCAACAATCGGCTCTTCCTCTATCGGGTGGTCCGCTACCTGGCCCGAGACGCCGGCATCCGGCAGTTCCTGGACATGGGCAGTGGACTGCCGACGCAGGCCAACGTGCACCAGGTCGCGAGGCAGTTCCAGCCGGACGCCCGCGTGGTCTATGTCGACAACGATCCCATCGTGCTGGCCCACGGCCGGGCGCTGCTCGCAGACGAACGCAGCACGACGGTCATCGCGGCCGACATGACCGAGACCGAGCCGATCCTCACCGGCCCGGATGCGCGGCGGCTGATCGACTTCTCCGAGCCGGTGGCCACGCTCTTCCTCTCCATCGGGCATTCCATCGTCGACGACGGAATCCTGCGGACCATGCTCCGGACGGTCTGGGACGCGGTCGTCCCTGGCAGCTATCTCGTCTTCTCCCAGATGTGCGGCGTCGATCGGGCGGCGGTGGACGAGGGGAACGAGATGGCCCGCAACCTGGGTCTGGTGTGGCGGAACCGTACCCCGGAAGAGGTCGCCGAACTGCTGCGGGGAATGGACCTGGTGGAGCCCGGTCTGGTTGAGGTCGTCGACTGGCATCCCGACCCGGACCAGCCGCCGTTGGCGATGGTCGACGAGCCGTTACGCCCCTTCCTTGGCGCCAGCAGGAAGAACCGGCGGGTCATGGAGTACGGCGC
- a CDS encoding MFS transporter, with translation MAGLGRNFNRLWAAAAVSNVGDGIVAAAAPLLVASVTDDPVLVGLAVFVQQLPWLLFSLVSGVFVDRLDRQRLIVNVNLIRALVIGGLAVAVWHGAATIPVIYAAGFILGTCETLGDNASATLIPAVVKPADLPRANARLHAVLFLVNKFAGPPVGAAMFVLAAALPFGVNAVTFAVAALFISTLRGVRGAPAAGPVRRTVRSDLAEGVRWLWREPVLRMITLVLFLMNVTMLAGFSILVLYADRLGLDEYGYGLLLTAGAVGGLVGVLVAPRLQARFGPSTLLRIGLLIETLTHVALALAPDGWVAAAVLLVFGLHGSILSAVILTHRQRTVPAELRGRVQGAFMMLAIGGNALGALIGGPLARWLGITGPFWFSALAMTAVTVVAWRPFGAATGAGSARVRGEPTGTRRG, from the coding sequence GTGGCTGGTCTGGGGAGGAACTTCAACAGGCTGTGGGCGGCCGCCGCCGTCTCCAACGTCGGTGACGGGATCGTGGCGGCGGCGGCGCCGCTGCTGGTCGCATCGGTCACCGACGATCCGGTCCTGGTCGGGCTGGCGGTGTTCGTCCAGCAGCTACCCTGGTTACTCTTTTCGCTGGTCAGCGGGGTGTTCGTCGACCGGCTCGACCGGCAGCGGCTGATCGTCAACGTCAACCTGATCCGCGCGCTGGTCATCGGCGGGCTGGCCGTCGCCGTCTGGCACGGCGCGGCCACCATCCCGGTCATCTACGCCGCCGGGTTCATCCTCGGCACCTGCGAGACGCTCGGCGACAACGCCTCCGCGACGCTGATCCCGGCGGTCGTGAAGCCCGCCGACCTGCCCCGCGCCAACGCCCGCCTGCACGCGGTCCTCTTCCTGGTCAACAAGTTCGCGGGCCCGCCGGTGGGGGCGGCGATGTTCGTCCTCGCGGCGGCGTTGCCGTTCGGCGTGAACGCCGTGACCTTCGCCGTCGCGGCGCTGTTCATTTCGACGTTGCGGGGCGTCCGGGGGGCGCCGGCCGCCGGGCCGGTCCGGCGAACGGTCCGGTCCGACCTGGCTGAAGGCGTGCGCTGGCTGTGGCGCGAGCCGGTGCTCCGGATGATCACCCTCGTCCTCTTCCTGATGAACGTCACGATGCTCGCCGGGTTCTCGATCCTGGTGCTCTACGCGGACCGGCTCGGCCTGGACGAGTACGGCTACGGCCTGCTGCTGACCGCGGGCGCCGTCGGTGGCCTGGTCGGCGTACTCGTCGCGCCGAGGCTGCAGGCCCGGTTCGGGCCGTCGACCCTGCTGCGGATCGGCCTGCTCATCGAGACGCTCACCCACGTCGCGCTGGCACTGGCCCCCGACGGCTGGGTCGCCGCGGCGGTACTGCTGGTGTTCGGCCTGCACGGCTCGATCCTGAGTGCCGTGATTCTGACGCATCGGCAGCGGACCGTTCCGGCGGAGCTGCGCGGCCGGGTGCAGGGGGCCTTCATGATGCTGGCGATCGGCGGCAACGCGCTGGGCGCGTTGATCGGCGGGCCGCTGGCCCGGTGGCTGGGCATCACCGGGCCGTTCTGGTTCTCGGCGCTGGCCATGACGGCGGTGACGGTGGTGGCCTGGCGACCGTTCGGCGCGGCTACCGGCGCAGGCAGTGCCCGGGTGCGCGGGGAGCCGACAGGCACCCGACGGGGCTGA
- the paaC gene encoding 1,2-phenylacetyl-CoA epoxidase subunit PaaC, producing MNSTSTAGPASVDQLLALGDDALIAAQRFGEWTAAAPEMEEDIALANIALDQLGAARLLLSYAAERMTAAGLAPAGAGDRPLDEDALAFLRDDREFRNCLLVELPNGDFGHTMIRLLFLSAYQLPLYAALADGPDERLAAIAAKARKESAYHLDHSALWTVRLGDGTEESHRRMQAAVEALWPYTHELFTPDQAAPVDPADLRPAFLATVEPVLAEATLDRPADGWAPTGGRAGLHTEHLSYLLAEMQVLHRAHPGAKW from the coding sequence GTGAACAGCACCTCCACCGCCGGCCCGGCGAGCGTCGACCAGCTGCTCGCCCTCGGCGACGACGCCCTCATCGCCGCGCAGCGGTTCGGTGAGTGGACCGCCGCCGCGCCGGAGATGGAGGAGGACATCGCACTCGCCAACATCGCCCTCGACCAGCTCGGCGCCGCCCGCCTGCTGCTGTCGTACGCCGCCGAGCGGATGACCGCCGCCGGGCTGGCGCCGGCCGGCGCCGGTGACCGCCCGCTCGACGAGGACGCTCTGGCGTTCCTGCGCGACGATCGGGAGTTCCGCAACTGCCTGCTGGTGGAGCTGCCCAACGGCGACTTCGGCCACACCATGATTCGGCTGCTCTTCCTCTCCGCCTACCAGCTGCCGCTCTACGCCGCACTCGCCGACGGTCCCGACGAACGGCTCGCCGCGATCGCCGCGAAGGCGCGCAAGGAGTCCGCGTACCACCTGGACCACAGTGCGCTGTGGACGGTCCGACTCGGCGACGGAACCGAGGAGTCGCACCGGCGGATGCAGGCCGCGGTCGAGGCGCTGTGGCCGTACACCCATGAGCTCTTCACCCCCGACCAGGCCGCGCCGGTCGACCCGGCCGACCTGCGACCGGCCTTCCTCGCCACGGTCGAACCGGTGCTGGCCGAGGCCACCCTGGACCGGCCGGCCGACGGCTGGGCCCCGACCGGCGGCCGGGCCGGCCTGCACACCGAGCACCTGTCCTACCTGCTCGCCGAGATGCAGGTGCTGCACCGCGCCCACCCGGGGGCGAAGTGGTGA